The proteins below are encoded in one region of Streptomyces roseirectus:
- a CDS encoding DUF4157 domain-containing protein, with the protein MRAKKERPEEFAEGRRAAGAAREPGVGAPLVPGALSPRALAPMQRAVGNAAVARMIQRQRDEGGQDERPVQRSSVPDVLRSPGRPLAEPVRADMERRLGADFSEVRVHDGAAAQRSATEVGARAYTSGNHVVIGAGGGDRHTLAHELVHVVQQRSGPVSGTDNGAGLSVSDPSDRFEREAESTARRVMSGSAPAPARPGTVQRAAGTAVQRMVNEEDAAPAQAVDPLTDFAAARYDPGAEQPITPGARADVLRQIAWEDHWAPISAVCAKYHYTIAVRETGEYSIKRIAEGAKPKPHTILEKSIKPGSVKKEYGPGSKRPDQDLGQVLAWLDREDLSGFVGHWGAEGLMGVRIDHPSQEVLDLGIVRTGARGEQYVPMTVLEPGGGQALTALKSLGNWKTYLYTGDYDLHEAYSTMGAMAGGGQIAEASTEKVNLLNRLNAGVAAHSDTPVRREGTAVMGEHGLHMENSAYAMFQHGDQATYRMNQYLEAQAAELKPLVAPLVKAVATESDEPMGWCRWGQWYVTRNKAEHKALREKWGLTPPNTWSDDAVRRTEQGDYRTAKYI; encoded by the coding sequence GTGCGTGCGAAGAAGGAGCGGCCGGAGGAGTTCGCCGAGGGCCGGCGCGCGGCGGGCGCGGCCCGGGAGCCCGGCGTGGGCGCGCCCCTCGTGCCCGGGGCGCTCTCCCCGCGGGCGCTCGCGCCGATGCAGCGGGCCGTCGGCAACGCGGCCGTCGCGCGGATGATCCAGCGGCAGCGCGACGAGGGCGGACAGGACGAGCGGCCCGTGCAGCGGTCGTCGGTGCCCGACGTGCTGCGCTCGCCCGGCCGGCCGCTGGCGGAGCCGGTGCGGGCGGACATGGAGCGGCGGCTCGGGGCGGACTTCTCCGAGGTGCGGGTGCACGACGGCGCGGCCGCGCAGCGGTCGGCCACGGAGGTCGGGGCGCGGGCGTACACGTCCGGGAACCATGTGGTGATCGGGGCGGGCGGCGGGGACCGGCACACGCTCGCGCACGAGCTGGTGCACGTGGTGCAGCAGCGTTCGGGCCCTGTGTCGGGGACGGACAACGGGGCGGGGCTGAGCGTGTCCGACCCGTCGGACCGGTTCGAGCGGGAGGCGGAGTCGACCGCGCGCCGCGTGATGTCCGGGTCCGCCCCGGCACCGGCTCGGCCGGGCACGGTTCAGCGGGCGGCGGGAACGGCCGTCCAGCGCATGGTGAACGAGGAGGACGCCGCGCCCGCGCAGGCCGTCGACCCGCTGACGGACTTCGCCGCCGCCCGGTACGACCCCGGCGCCGAACAACCCATCACGCCCGGCGCCCGCGCGGACGTGCTCCGGCAGATCGCGTGGGAGGACCACTGGGCGCCCATCTCGGCGGTGTGCGCGAAGTACCACTACACGATCGCCGTGCGCGAGACCGGCGAGTACTCGATCAAGCGCATCGCGGAGGGCGCCAAGCCCAAGCCGCACACCATCCTGGAGAAGTCGATCAAGCCCGGCTCGGTGAAGAAGGAGTACGGCCCGGGGAGCAAGCGGCCGGACCAGGACCTCGGCCAGGTGCTGGCCTGGCTCGACCGGGAGGACCTGTCCGGATTCGTCGGGCACTGGGGAGCGGAAGGGCTGATGGGGGTGCGTATCGACCACCCGTCCCAGGAGGTCCTGGACCTGGGGATCGTGCGGACGGGGGCCCGTGGCGAGCAGTACGTGCCGATGACGGTGCTGGAGCCGGGCGGCGGCCAGGCGCTGACCGCCCTGAAGTCCCTCGGCAACTGGAAGACGTACCTCTACACCGGCGACTACGACCTGCACGAGGCGTACTCCACGATGGGTGCCATGGCCGGCGGCGGCCAGATCGCCGAGGCGTCGACCGAGAAGGTCAACCTGCTCAACCGGCTCAACGCCGGGGTCGCCGCCCACTCCGACACCCCGGTGCGGCGCGAGGGCACGGCCGTCATGGGCGAGCACGGGCTGCACATGGAGAACTCCGCGTACGCCATGTTCCAGCACGGCGACCAGGCCACGTACCGGATGAACCAGTACCTGGAGGCGCAGGCCGCCGAGCTGAAGCCGCTGGTCGCGCCGCTGGTGAAGGCGGTGGCCACGGAGAGCGACGAGCCCATGGGGTGGTGCCGGTGGGGTCAGTGGTACGTCACCCGCAACAAGGCCGAGCACAAGGCGCTACGGGAGAAGTGGGGACTGACCCCACCCAACACATGGAGCGACGACGCGGTGCGGCGCACGGAGCAGGGCGACTACCGGACGGCCAAGTACATCTGA
- a CDS encoding phosphocholine-specific phospholipase C, producing MSEVNRRRFLQLAGATTAFTALSGSIERAAALPANHRTGSIEDVEHIVVLMQENRSFDHYFGRMRGVRGFGDPRPVVTRQDGKPVWYQSDGKKDVLPFRPDHDDLGLAFVQDLPHGWNDGHAAFDGGKYDKWVPSKGSTTMAYLERGDIPFHYALADSFTICDAYHCSFIGSTDPNRYYLWTGYTGNDGKGGGPVLGNDEAGYSWTTYPERLEKAGVSWKIYQDTGDGLDKAGGWGWIQDAYRGNYGDNSLLYFTQYQNAKPGDALYEKARTGTNAKAGESYFAQLKADVKAGKLPQISWIAAPEAFTEHPNWPANYGAWYISQVIDALTANPEVWAKTALFITYDENDGFFDHVVPPFPEQGRSTAPTGPDLFTGDAAGHVAGPYGLGQRVPMIVVSPWSKGGYVCSETFDHTSVIRFMERRFGVHEPNISPWRRAVCGDLTAAFDFSRKDVRAVELPPTAAYEPADRERHPDYVPVPPAHPALPRQERGHRPTRPLRYAPSVDAKVSSGALALTFASGAHAGGAFLVTTAGVTPRSYTTEAGKKISDTFTGASYDLTVHGPAGFLRAFKGETAHAGPEVVARHVGDHVELTFTNTSGQTVELRVTDAYRSRTTTVKLRPHAVLKRTVGTGKGHRWYDLTVTSHASSTFLRRFAGHVENGRPGVSDPAIVTE from the coding sequence GGTCGATCGAGGACGTCGAGCACATCGTCGTCCTGATGCAGGAGAACCGCTCCTTCGACCACTACTTCGGGCGGATGCGCGGCGTGCGCGGCTTCGGCGACCCGCGTCCGGTCGTCACCCGCCAGGACGGCAAGCCGGTGTGGTACCAGTCGGACGGCAAGAAGGACGTCCTGCCCTTCCGCCCCGACCACGACGACCTGGGCCTCGCCTTCGTCCAGGACCTCCCGCACGGCTGGAACGACGGCCACGCCGCGTTCGACGGCGGCAAGTACGACAAGTGGGTGCCCTCGAAGGGCTCGACGACGATGGCGTACCTGGAGCGCGGCGACATACCGTTCCACTACGCGCTCGCCGACTCGTTCACCATCTGCGACGCCTACCACTGCTCGTTCATCGGCTCGACCGACCCCAACCGGTACTACCTGTGGACGGGTTACACCGGAAACGACGGCAAGGGCGGCGGCCCGGTCCTCGGCAACGACGAGGCGGGCTACTCTTGGACGACGTACCCGGAGCGCCTGGAGAAGGCGGGCGTCTCCTGGAAGATCTACCAGGACACCGGCGACGGCCTCGACAAGGCGGGCGGCTGGGGCTGGATCCAGGACGCCTACCGGGGCAACTACGGCGACAACTCCCTCCTGTACTTCACCCAGTACCAGAACGCCAAGCCCGGCGACGCCCTGTACGAGAAGGCCCGTACGGGTACGAACGCGAAGGCCGGCGAGAGCTACTTCGCGCAGCTCAAGGCCGACGTCAAGGCGGGCAAGCTGCCGCAGATCTCCTGGATCGCCGCCCCCGAGGCGTTCACCGAGCACCCCAACTGGCCCGCGAACTACGGCGCCTGGTACATCTCCCAGGTCATCGACGCGCTCACCGCGAACCCCGAGGTGTGGGCGAAGACGGCCCTGTTCATCACCTACGACGAGAACGACGGCTTCTTCGACCACGTCGTGCCGCCCTTCCCCGAGCAGGGCCGCTCCACGGCCCCGACCGGCCCCGACCTGTTCACCGGCGACGCGGCGGGCCACGTCGCCGGCCCCTACGGGCTCGGCCAGCGCGTCCCGATGATCGTCGTCTCGCCCTGGAGCAAGGGCGGTTACGTCTGCTCCGAGACCTTCGACCACACCTCGGTGATCCGCTTCATGGAGCGCCGGTTCGGCGTCCACGAGCCGAACATCTCGCCGTGGCGCCGCGCGGTCTGCGGCGACCTGACGGCCGCGTTCGACTTCTCCCGCAAGGACGTCCGCGCGGTCGAGCTGCCGCCGACGGCCGCGTACGAGCCCGCCGACCGCGAACGGCACCCCGACTACGTCCCGGTCCCGCCGGCCCATCCCGCGCTGCCCCGGCAGGAGCGCGGCCACCGTCCGACCAGGCCGCTCAGGTACGCGCCCAGCGTCGACGCGAAGGTCTCTTCTGGCGCGCTGGCCCTGACGTTCGCCTCAGGGGCGCACGCCGGGGGCGCGTTCCTCGTCACCACGGCCGGCGTCACTCCCCGGAGCTACACGACCGAGGCCGGCAAGAAGATCTCCGACACCTTCACGGGCGCCTCCTACGACCTCACGGTCCACGGACCGGCCGGTTTCCTGCGCGCCTTCAAGGGGGAGACCGCGCACGCCGGCCCTGAGGTCGTCGCCCGCCACGTCGGCGACCACGTCGAACTGACCTTCACCAACACGTCCGGGCAGACGGTCGAACTCCGCGTCACCGACGCCTACCGCTCCCGGACGACCACGGTGAAGCTCCGCCCGCACGCCGTCCTCAAGCGCACGGTCGGAACCGGCAAGGGGCACCGCTGGTACGACCTGACGGTCACCTCGCACGCCTCGTCCACGTTCCTGCGCCGGTTCGCCGGACACGTGGAGAACGGGCGGCCGGGCGTGAGCGACCCGGCGATCGTCACGGAGTAG